GTGACGGCTACGGTGCCGATATAGCGCCTGACGGCCTCCGTGCGCTTGAGTTGTTCCGCGGGAACTGCTACGATCTGGTGCTGCTTGATCTCATGCTCCCGGGCATGCAGGGAGAGGATGTATGCAGAGAGATGCGCAAGGTGTCCAATGTCCCAATACTTATGGTGACGGCCCGCAGCCGTGAAGACGATGTTGTCGCAGGGCTTGACGCCGGTGCGGATGACTACATAGTGAAACCGTTCAGCCCGAGGGTCCTCATGGCACGCATTCGCGCCAACATAAGAAAAATGGACGGATCCGGTGATGGGATGGCGCAGATAATTACAATAGGGGACAGCTTAGTGATCGACGTACAGAATTTAACGGTAAAAAAGAACGGAGAGGATATACCTCTTACAAGGAACGAATTCATGATACTTTCTAAAATGGCGGCGCGTCCAGAGAAGACATGGAGCAGGGACGAACTGATAACATATGCGCTTGGCTATGAATACGACGGTTTTGAGCGCTCAATAGACAGCTATATTAAAAATATCAGAAAAAAACTCTCCGATACAGATCATGAAAACGGATACATCAAGACAGTACACGGCTTCGGCTACAGGATAGCGGGGCGGCTACCGGAATGAAACGTTCACTGCACACCCAGATGTTGATACAATATGTCGCAATAGTCATAATCTGTATGATTGTAATACCTACGGCGATATCCAAGCTGCTTGATCACCAGTTCCGCCGGTTTGCCGGGGATAAGCTCCTCGAGGATCAGCAGGAAATAGTACTTTTTATG
Above is a window of Synergistaceae bacterium DNA encoding:
- a CDS encoding response regulator transcription factor, translated to MKILIVEDEKAISDVEKAYIERDGYGADIAPDGLRALELFRGNCYDLVLLDLMLPGMQGEDVCREMRKVSNVPILMVTARSREDDVVAGLDAGADDYIVKPFSPRVLMARIRANIRKMDGSGDGMAQIITIGDSLVIDVQNLTVKKNGEDIPLTRNEFMILSKMAARPEKTWSRDELITYALGYEYDGFERSIDSYIKNIRKKLSDTDHENGYIKTVHGFGYRIAGRLPE